From a single Arthrobacter sp. SLBN-112 genomic region:
- a CDS encoding slipin family protein, which translates to MDPTTVVVIVLVVLLLIVAKMSIRIVRQYEKGVLFRLGRVVGVRDPGLQLIVPIIDRLPLVSLRIVTMPIQSQGIITQDNVSVDVSAVAYYRVVDAVKSVIAIENVAAAIDQIAQTTLRKVVGRHTLDQTLSETERINVDIREILDVLTVEWGVEVTLVELKDIQLPESMKRAMARQAEAEREKRAKIIAAEGEAIAAAALGDASDTMMAHPLALQLRNLQSLVEIGVDKNTTVVFPAPLMSTIGELSAFLARESQAASSGGKSPVKAA; encoded by the coding sequence ATGGACCCCACCACCGTTGTTGTCATCGTCCTCGTCGTCCTACTGCTCATCGTCGCGAAGATGTCCATCCGGATCGTGCGCCAATACGAGAAGGGCGTGCTCTTCCGGCTTGGCAGGGTGGTGGGCGTCAGGGACCCGGGCCTGCAGCTGATCGTGCCCATCATCGACCGGCTGCCGCTGGTCAGCCTGCGGATCGTGACCATGCCCATCCAGTCCCAGGGCATCATCACCCAGGACAACGTAAGCGTCGACGTCTCGGCGGTTGCCTACTACCGCGTGGTGGACGCCGTGAAGTCCGTCATCGCCATCGAGAACGTGGCCGCGGCCATCGACCAGATAGCCCAGACCACGTTGCGGAAGGTCGTCGGCCGCCACACGCTGGACCAGACCCTGTCCGAGACTGAACGGATCAACGTCGACATCCGCGAAATCCTGGACGTGCTCACCGTCGAATGGGGCGTCGAAGTTACCTTGGTGGAACTGAAGGACATCCAGCTTCCCGAAAGCATGAAGCGCGCCATGGCCCGCCAGGCTGAAGCCGAACGCGAAAAGAGGGCGAAGATCATTGCCGCCGAGGGCGAAGCCATCGCGGCAGCTGCACTCGGGGACGCCTCCGACACGATGATGGCCCACCCGCTGGCACTGCAGCTTCGGAACCTGCAGTCGCTGGTGGAAATCGGCGTCGACAAGAACACCACCGTGGTCTTCCCCGCCCCGCTCATGAGCACCATCGGCGAACTCTCCGCATTCCTGGCCCGCGAAAGCCAGGCGGCGTCCTCCGGCGGCAAGTCACCGGTGAAGGCGGCCTGA
- a CDS encoding pyruvate, water dikinase regulatory protein, whose protein sequence is MTTAALRPVYFLSDSTGITAETLGNTLLTQFPVDNFDRVTIPFITTPEQARSVVRTIDGLAAAGPRPLVFSTAVNGEIRQILAGCNAVIVDLIGTHVGVLEAALGTPASGEPGRAHGLGNAARYQSRMAAVEYAMEHDDGQSLRALEKAQVILVAPSRCGKTPTTMYLALQHGIFAANFPLVDEDFQRDGLPKPLKPFVSKCFGLSSNPLRLSQIRTERRPSSPYASLRQCGFELRSAEQLYVSHRIPYLNSATVSVEEMAATILQRMNLKH, encoded by the coding sequence ATGACCACTGCTGCTCTACGTCCTGTCTACTTCCTGTCGGACAGTACCGGCATCACCGCGGAAACACTGGGGAATACGCTTCTGACGCAGTTCCCCGTGGACAACTTTGACCGCGTCACCATTCCGTTCATCACCACCCCCGAACAGGCCCGGTCGGTGGTGCGCACCATCGACGGCCTGGCCGCGGCCGGACCCCGGCCGCTGGTGTTTTCCACCGCGGTCAACGGCGAGATCCGGCAGATCCTGGCCGGCTGCAACGCTGTCATCGTGGACCTGATCGGCACCCACGTGGGCGTCCTGGAAGCGGCGCTGGGCACGCCCGCCAGCGGAGAGCCCGGCCGGGCGCACGGGCTGGGGAACGCCGCACGCTACCAGTCCAGGATGGCGGCGGTGGAGTATGCGATGGAGCACGACGACGGCCAGAGTCTGCGTGCGCTGGAAAAGGCCCAGGTGATCCTGGTGGCCCCGTCCCGCTGCGGCAAGACGCCCACCACCATGTACCTGGCGCTGCAGCACGGGATCTTCGCGGCAAACTTTCCCTTGGTGGATGAGGACTTCCAGCGGGACGGGCTGCCCAAACCGCTGAAGCCTTTCGTGTCGAAGTGTTTCGGCCTGTCCTCCAACCCGCTGCGCCTGAGCCAGATCCGCACCGAACGCCGCCCCAGCTCGCCCTATGCGTCCCTGCGGCAGTGCGGCTTTGAGCTGCGCAGCGCCGAGCAACTGTACGTCTCGCACCGGATTCCGTACCTGAACTCCGCCACCGTCTCGGTTGAGGAAATGGCGGCCACCATCCTGCAGCGGATGAACCTCAAGCACTAG
- the ppsA gene encoding phosphoenolpyruvate synthase: MTTDVLWFSELGLKDLDKVGGKNASLGEMVQNLTSAGVQVPDGFATTADAYRRFLADSGLDQKIADRLVGLDTDDVTALASAGQEIRALVRDTPFLPDFEAQVREAYQQLVDKHAGSADLSWAVRSSATAEDLPDASFAGQQETFLNVRGIDNILHAIKDVFASLYNDRAIAYRVHHKFEHADVALSAGIQRMVRSDVGASGVMFTMDTESGFQDAVFVTSSYGLGEAVVQGAVNPDEFYVYKPALEAGRPAILKRGLGEKALQMTYTNNSEIGRTIDFVPVEASLRSRFSLTDDDVEQLARHAIAIEKHYGRPMDIEWGKDGTDGGLYILQARPETVQSRRAPGSQSRFRLNATGPVLVEGRAIGQRIGAGKVRILTAIDQMASFQTGDVLVADMTDPDWEPIMKRASAIVTNRGGRTCHAAIIARELGIPAVVGTGSATDALTDGQEVTVSCADGETGSIYEGLLDFSVEETGITELPEAPVKVMMNVGTPEQAFTFAQLPNHGVGLARLEFIINRQIGIHPKALLNLDSQPEDVAAEIRDRIAAYENPRDYYIKRLAEGVATIAAAFAPEPVIVRMSDFKSNEYANLIGGPAYEPHEENPMIGFRGASRYLEPSFRDCFDLECEALSFVRNEMGLTNVKLMIPFVRTLDEAQGVIELLAENGLRRGENGLEVIMMCELPSNALLADEFLEFFDGFSIGSNDMTQLTLGLDRDSAIVANSFDERDAAVKKLLSMAIKACRAREKYVGICGQGPSDHPDFAEWLVKEGVNSISLNPDTVVDTWLRLAGVSEDASDGVEVAAAV, translated from the coding sequence ATGACGACAGACGTTCTGTGGTTCTCTGAACTTGGACTCAAGGACCTGGACAAGGTGGGCGGCAAGAACGCCTCCCTGGGCGAGATGGTGCAGAACCTCACCTCGGCCGGCGTCCAGGTCCCGGACGGCTTCGCCACCACGGCCGACGCCTACCGCCGGTTCCTGGCCGACTCGGGCCTGGACCAGAAGATCGCCGACCGGCTCGTCGGACTGGACACCGATGACGTGACGGCCCTGGCCTCGGCGGGCCAGGAAATCCGCGCCCTGGTCCGGGACACCCCCTTCCTGCCCGACTTCGAGGCACAGGTCCGCGAGGCGTACCAGCAGCTGGTGGACAAGCACGCCGGCTCCGCGGACCTGTCCTGGGCGGTCCGGTCCAGCGCCACGGCCGAGGACCTTCCCGACGCCTCCTTCGCCGGGCAGCAGGAAACCTTCCTGAACGTCCGCGGGATCGACAACATCCTGCACGCCATCAAGGACGTCTTCGCCTCGCTCTACAACGACCGCGCCATCGCCTACCGGGTGCACCACAAGTTCGAACACGCCGACGTGGCACTTTCGGCGGGCATCCAGCGCATGGTGCGTTCCGACGTCGGCGCGTCCGGCGTCATGTTCACAATGGACACCGAGTCCGGCTTCCAGGACGCCGTCTTCGTCACGTCCTCCTACGGGCTGGGCGAAGCCGTGGTGCAGGGCGCTGTGAACCCGGATGAGTTCTACGTGTACAAGCCCGCCCTGGAGGCCGGCCGTCCCGCGATCCTCAAGCGCGGCCTGGGCGAGAAGGCCCTGCAGATGACGTACACCAACAACAGCGAGATCGGCCGCACCATCGACTTCGTGCCGGTGGAGGCTTCCCTGCGCTCGCGCTTCAGCCTGACGGACGACGACGTGGAGCAGCTTGCACGCCACGCCATCGCCATTGAGAAGCATTACGGCCGTCCGATGGACATTGAGTGGGGCAAGGACGGCACTGACGGGGGCCTGTACATCCTGCAGGCACGCCCGGAAACCGTGCAGTCCCGCCGCGCCCCCGGCAGCCAGAGCCGCTTCCGCCTGAACGCCACCGGCCCCGTGCTGGTGGAAGGGCGCGCAATCGGCCAGCGGATCGGCGCCGGCAAGGTCCGGATCCTCACGGCGATCGACCAGATGGCCTCCTTCCAGACCGGCGATGTGCTGGTGGCGGACATGACTGACCCCGACTGGGAACCGATCATGAAGCGTGCCTCCGCCATCGTCACCAACCGCGGCGGACGCACCTGCCACGCGGCCATCATCGCCCGCGAACTGGGGATCCCCGCCGTCGTCGGCACCGGCAGCGCAACCGACGCGCTGACTGACGGCCAGGAGGTGACCGTGTCCTGCGCCGATGGCGAGACCGGAAGCATCTACGAAGGCCTGCTGGACTTCAGTGTGGAGGAAACCGGCATCACCGAGCTGCCCGAGGCGCCGGTGAAGGTCATGATGAACGTGGGCACCCCGGAGCAGGCCTTTACCTTCGCGCAGCTGCCCAACCACGGTGTGGGCCTGGCCCGGCTGGAATTCATCATCAACCGGCAGATCGGCATCCACCCCAAGGCCCTGCTGAACCTGGACAGCCAGCCGGAGGATGTGGCCGCCGAAATCCGGGATCGCATCGCCGCCTACGAAAACCCCCGCGACTACTACATCAAGCGGCTGGCCGAGGGCGTGGCCACCATCGCCGCGGCCTTTGCGCCGGAACCGGTGATTGTCCGCATGTCCGATTTCAAATCCAACGAGTACGCCAACCTGATCGGCGGCCCGGCGTACGAGCCGCACGAAGAGAACCCCATGATCGGCTTCCGTGGCGCGTCCCGGTACCTGGAGCCGTCGTTCCGGGACTGCTTCGACCTTGAGTGTGAGGCCCTGTCCTTCGTGCGCAACGAGATGGGCCTGACCAACGTCAAGCTCATGATCCCGTTCGTAAGGACGCTGGACGAGGCACAGGGCGTCATCGAACTGCTCGCAGAGAACGGGCTGCGCCGCGGCGAGAACGGCCTTGAGGTGATCATGATGTGCGAGCTGCCGTCCAACGCGCTCCTGGCCGACGAGTTCCTGGAATTCTTTGACGGCTTCTCCATCGGCTCCAACGACATGACCCAGCTGACCCTTGGCCTGGACCGGGACTCGGCCATCGTGGCCAACAGCTTTGACGAGCGGGACGCGGCCGTGAAGAAGCTGCTCAGCATGGCCATCAAGGCCTGCCGGGCGCGCGAAAAGTACGTTGGAATCTGTGGCCAGGGCCCCAGCGACCACCCGGACTTCGCCGAGTGGCTGGTGAAGGAAGGCGTCAACTCCATCTCCCTGAACCCGGACACCGTGGTGGATACCTGGCTCCGGCTTGCCGGGGTATCAGAGGATGCGTCGGACGGCGTGGAGGTTGCCGCTGCCGTCTGA
- a CDS encoding nuclear transport factor 2 family protein has protein sequence MGQARDVMDRLMTAMDTKDREALAGCYAAGAVIQTPDQGEVSGREAIANYFFHFWEAMPDVRYEQLATHEAGNVVIVEGFVVGTNTGPLSLPTGGTLPPTGRRVRVRSCDVAKVEAGLISTHHAYFDQLELLGQLGLLPELSKQ, from the coding sequence ATGGGACAGGCACGCGATGTCATGGACCGGCTGATGACGGCCATGGATACAAAGGACCGGGAGGCCTTGGCAGGCTGCTACGCCGCTGGCGCCGTGATCCAGACTCCGGACCAGGGCGAGGTCTCCGGGCGTGAGGCGATCGCCAACTACTTCTTCCACTTCTGGGAGGCCATGCCGGACGTCAGATACGAACAGTTGGCCACTCACGAGGCGGGGAACGTAGTGATCGTCGAGGGCTTCGTGGTGGGCACAAACACCGGGCCGTTGAGCCTGCCCACGGGCGGGACCCTGCCGCCCACCGGCAGGCGGGTCCGGGTGCGAAGCTGCGACGTTGCCAAGGTGGAGGCGGGCCTCATCAGCACCCACCACGCCTATTTCGACCAGCTGGAACTTCTTGGCCAGCTGGGGCTGCTTCCTGAACTGTCCAAGCAGTGA
- a CDS encoding response regulator transcription factor, whose amino-acid sequence MWEERAERARRDIAAMATGGMDLPGLYASALAVVQREVPFEQGCWAAVDPASMVMTSITNWQPWPVGGHQFEEYFLRFAQSEYTGREPNTFVELLRRPQPIARISDAPHREVVRSVRINDLLKPLGLDHELRAAFRVDDLCWGVGSIFREGGRDFTDREVEFLGAVTATLASATRAAVRVAHPTGPAAVGPVIVLAGLHGDLRAATPAAASWLAGVEDAAPGRFSQTLYSVVAQAHAAASGTARARMRDASNNWVVLQASRLITGDDPDQMVVTVEPATTHDLAALLLMAFGVTARERDVCLEVLAGSSTAEIAGHLFISPHTVHDHLKSLFEKVGVGSRGELVARLTA is encoded by the coding sequence ATGTGGGAGGAGCGCGCGGAGCGTGCCCGGCGGGACATCGCCGCCATGGCCACCGGCGGGATGGACCTGCCAGGCCTCTATGCCTCGGCGCTTGCCGTGGTGCAGCGGGAGGTGCCGTTCGAGCAGGGGTGCTGGGCCGCCGTCGACCCCGCCTCCATGGTGATGACCTCGATTACCAACTGGCAGCCGTGGCCCGTGGGCGGGCACCAGTTTGAGGAGTACTTCCTCCGTTTTGCCCAGTCCGAGTACACCGGCCGGGAACCCAACACCTTCGTGGAGCTGCTGCGGCGGCCGCAACCCATCGCCAGGATTTCGGATGCGCCGCACCGGGAGGTGGTGCGCAGCGTGCGGATCAATGACCTGCTCAAGCCGCTGGGCCTTGACCATGAGTTGCGTGCCGCGTTCCGGGTGGATGACCTGTGCTGGGGCGTGGGCAGCATTTTCCGCGAAGGCGGCCGCGACTTCACCGACCGGGAGGTGGAATTCCTGGGCGCGGTCACGGCCACGCTGGCTTCGGCGACCAGGGCCGCTGTCCGCGTGGCGCACCCGACGGGACCCGCCGCCGTCGGGCCTGTCATTGTCCTGGCCGGGCTGCACGGCGACCTGCGCGCCGCCACGCCCGCCGCCGCCTCCTGGCTTGCCGGGGTGGAGGACGCCGCGCCCGGCCGGTTCAGCCAGACCCTCTATTCGGTGGTGGCCCAGGCGCACGCTGCCGCATCGGGGACGGCGCGGGCCAGGATGCGCGACGCATCGAACAATTGGGTGGTGCTGCAGGCCAGCCGCCTGATCACCGGCGATGACCCCGACCAGATGGTGGTCACCGTGGAACCGGCGACCACCCACGACCTCGCGGCCCTGCTGCTGATGGCGTTCGGCGTCACCGCGCGGGAACGGGACGTCTGCCTGGAGGTACTGGCTGGAAGTTCAACGGCGGAGATCGCTGGGCACCTGTTCATCTCCCCGCACACTGTGCACGACCACTTGAAGTCCCTCTTCGAGAAGGTGGGCGTCGGCAGCCGGGGCGAGCTGGTGGCCCGGCTCACGGCCTGA
- a CDS encoding CPBP family intramembrane glutamic endopeptidase, with product MHALARSVREHPLPWYFAVTFFLSWGAIVWAVWAVTGGLSPTPEQFQLTIPATVPAMLLGPAVAGLVLTGIMSGRAGYRDLWARLLTWRVDGRWYLFALLVAPVTLAVPVLVLWMSSLNYAPRIATEPDRTGTLVMGVVLGLVVGLLEEIGWTGFAIPKARQHYSILWTGVLVGVLWGAWHFFVNYWGGGGTNGGVPLVIFMSLWAAAVLVGQLTAYRVLMVWVYEHTGSVLVAALMHASLTAFQFVLNPLTPGVPQQVYPWGQAATMWLVVAAVALTSRDEMTGPRRFLPIHVRIPHRRR from the coding sequence ATGCATGCCTTGGCGAGATCGGTGCGCGAACACCCGCTGCCGTGGTACTTCGCCGTGACCTTCTTCCTGTCCTGGGGCGCCATCGTGTGGGCAGTGTGGGCGGTCACGGGCGGCCTCTCGCCCACGCCGGAACAGTTCCAGCTCACCATCCCCGCCACCGTGCCGGCCATGCTGCTGGGGCCCGCGGTGGCCGGCCTCGTCCTGACGGGCATCATGTCGGGACGGGCGGGATACCGGGACCTTTGGGCCCGGCTGCTCACATGGCGCGTCGACGGGCGTTGGTACCTCTTCGCCCTGCTGGTCGCACCGGTGACGCTGGCCGTCCCCGTGCTGGTGCTGTGGATGTCTTCCCTGAACTATGCGCCGCGGATTGCCACGGAACCGGACAGGACCGGGACCCTCGTCATGGGAGTGGTGCTGGGGCTGGTGGTTGGGCTTCTCGAGGAGATCGGCTGGACCGGGTTCGCCATTCCCAAGGCCAGGCAGCACTACAGCATTCTTTGGACAGGGGTCCTGGTAGGGGTGCTGTGGGGCGCCTGGCACTTCTTTGTGAACTACTGGGGCGGTGGCGGGACGAACGGCGGCGTGCCGCTGGTGATCTTCATGTCGCTGTGGGCCGCCGCCGTGCTCGTCGGCCAGTTGACGGCTTACCGGGTGCTCATGGTCTGGGTGTATGAGCATACGGGGAGCGTGCTTGTGGCGGCGCTGATGCACGCGAGCCTGACGGCATTCCAGTTCGTCCTCAACCCGTTGACACCGGGGGTTCCCCAGCAGGTCTACCCATGGGGGCAGGCCGCCACAATGTGGCTGGTGGTTGCCGCGGTGGCACTGACAAGCCGGGACGAGATGACCGGACCGCGGCGTTTCCTGCCCATTCACGTCCGGATACCGCACAGGCGGAGGTAG
- a CDS encoding carbohydrate ABC transporter permease: MTSLQSSLRPVPRTAWWIINLSLAALFLYPFWVVVSQSIKSPAEAAAAPPTLFPASFSLGNFAKLFGNENGGAGFVQQLGNSVLVSVGATLLTIVLSTLAGYGFAKLRFRGSNLLFFATLATFMIPFQAVITPLYLVLHQIGLTNNLLGLMLGYTTFNLPFGIFLMRNSFAALPASIEEAALVDGCSVLRAMVRVLLPVAVPGVISTALFTFFASWNEFFAALILMTDQSKYTLPVALNVLSSGTFGTLDWGALQAGVAVTIIPCIVIYVLLQKYYVGGMLTGAMK, encoded by the coding sequence ATGACTTCACTGCAGTCCAGTCTCCGCCCGGTGCCGCGCACCGCCTGGTGGATCATCAACCTCAGCCTCGCGGCGCTGTTCCTCTATCCGTTCTGGGTCGTCGTCTCGCAATCGATCAAGTCCCCCGCCGAGGCCGCCGCCGCGCCGCCGACGCTCTTCCCGGCTTCCTTCTCGTTAGGGAACTTCGCGAAGCTTTTCGGCAATGAGAACGGCGGGGCCGGCTTCGTCCAGCAGTTGGGCAACAGCGTCCTCGTCTCGGTAGGCGCAACGCTCCTTACCATCGTGCTGAGCACGCTGGCTGGCTACGGCTTCGCCAAGCTTCGCTTCCGGGGCAGCAACCTGCTGTTCTTCGCCACGCTCGCCACCTTCATGATTCCTTTCCAAGCGGTCATCACCCCGCTGTACCTGGTGCTGCATCAGATCGGCCTGACCAACAACCTACTGGGACTCATGCTTGGCTACACCACGTTCAACCTGCCCTTCGGCATCTTCCTGATGAGGAATTCCTTCGCAGCTCTGCCGGCGAGCATCGAGGAAGCTGCCCTGGTGGATGGGTGCAGCGTGTTGCGTGCCATGGTTCGGGTGCTGCTCCCGGTTGCCGTCCCTGGGGTGATCAGCACCGCACTGTTCACGTTCTTCGCTTCGTGGAACGAGTTCTTCGCCGCGCTGATCCTGATGACAGACCAATCCAAGTACACCCTCCCCGTTGCCCTGAACGTGCTCTCCAGCGGAACCTTTGGGACCCTTGACTGGGGGGCGCTGCAGGCAGGCGTCGCGGTGACCATCATCCCCTGCATCGTCATCTACGTCCTGCTCCAGAAGTACTACGTGGGAGGCATGCTCACGGGGGCGATGAAGTAA
- a CDS encoding carbohydrate ABC transporter permease yields MAHNTTLTTRPGQPRHPSVPPRPQRSRRTLSTSRSRLGALVVAPALILLTVFFFLPVVLMLWMSLNRWPLLGKISFIGLGNYISALQDQDFLRAAGFTLLYTLIMTPLLLVIGIALALLIRRPGRASRVFQSIYFLPVVVGFAAAGYLWLFMAQPNIGPLLDLLTRSGLASRTDNWFGSFAGALGVVCAMVVWKVAGMQMLLLNSGLQSIPVELEEAAKIDGASRTQVFRYIILPLLRPTLALVLVFSVAGSLLAFDQFYIMTNGGPANQTITAVYHIYRVSFQGFQLGYGAALSALLMIVLAVVSAIQMLILRNSDHN; encoded by the coding sequence TTGGCACACAACACCACCCTGACAACGCGGCCCGGCCAGCCCCGACACCCGTCGGTGCCCCCACGCCCGCAACGGAGTCGGCGGACCCTTTCCACCTCGCGCAGCAGGCTCGGCGCGTTGGTCGTCGCCCCCGCGCTGATCCTCCTGACTGTTTTCTTCTTCCTGCCCGTGGTCCTCATGCTATGGATGTCCCTGAACCGCTGGCCGTTGCTGGGCAAGATCAGCTTCATCGGCCTGGGCAACTACATTTCCGCGCTCCAGGACCAGGACTTCCTGCGGGCGGCCGGGTTCACCCTGCTCTACACACTGATCATGACTCCCCTGCTGCTGGTCATCGGCATCGCCCTGGCGCTGCTGATCCGACGCCCCGGGCGAGCCTCACGAGTCTTCCAATCCATCTATTTCCTGCCAGTCGTCGTCGGATTCGCCGCCGCCGGATACCTGTGGCTCTTCATGGCCCAGCCGAACATCGGCCCCCTCCTAGACCTGCTCACCCGCAGCGGGCTGGCCTCGCGCACGGACAACTGGTTCGGCAGCTTCGCAGGTGCACTGGGCGTCGTGTGCGCAATGGTTGTCTGGAAGGTTGCAGGCATGCAGATGCTGCTGCTGAACTCGGGTCTTCAGTCCATCCCCGTGGAGCTCGAGGAAGCGGCCAAAATCGACGGCGCGAGCCGAACGCAGGTGTTCCGCTACATCATCCTGCCGCTGCTGAGGCCCACCCTCGCGCTGGTGCTTGTCTTCTCGGTGGCCGGCTCCTTGCTCGCCTTCGACCAGTTCTACATCATGACCAACGGCGGTCCAGCGAACCAGACCATCACCGCGGTCTACCACATCTACCGCGTTTCCTTCCAAGGGTTCCAGCTCGGCTACGGCGCCGCGCTCTCGGCCCTGCTGATGATCGTGCTCGCGGTCGTCAGCGCCATCCAGATGCTCATCCTCCGCAACTCGGACCACAATTAG
- a CDS encoding ABC transporter substrate-binding protein yields MKRTRFAAALALAASITLAATGCGSSSSSDSLQASSGEPSGTITLWARDSQKGFMDLLADAYNKSHKAQVQVTIVPSGNFVQKFGTATAGGSGPDVASIDLVYLPYFASTGVLQDITGEASKLPYKDKLSPSHARLSTWEDKTYALPFTAEASVLFYNKDLFQKAGLDPAKPPANYEEILTAAKKIRALGPDTYGFTMAGQCGGCNIFEFTPSVWASGGDVLSDDGKTAKLDSPEVTKALTFYKQMHDAGVMPEAAKTDSGTAQPALFQGGKAGMVVLGAFFTQTLNTDKKVDYGIAPIPGENGGSASFAGGDNIAVTTGSKNKPAAWDFVKWATGDEAQTLLAKNSIVPVRTDLVKSVYASADPRNEIFSKALETGKTPYSVVENKLFNDNNGPWATMINEAVFGGDIQAAQQKAQQAAQQIIQTGP; encoded by the coding sequence ATGAAACGTACTAGATTCGCTGCAGCACTGGCGCTGGCGGCATCCATCACCCTCGCAGCCACCGGCTGCGGCAGCTCCTCCAGTTCAGACTCGCTGCAGGCCTCCTCCGGGGAACCGAGCGGGACCATCACGCTCTGGGCCCGCGATTCCCAAAAGGGGTTCATGGACCTCCTTGCGGATGCCTACAACAAGTCGCACAAGGCGCAGGTCCAGGTCACCATCGTGCCCAGCGGAAACTTCGTGCAGAAATTCGGCACGGCAACCGCTGGCGGGTCGGGACCGGACGTGGCCTCCATCGACCTGGTCTATTTGCCCTACTTCGCCTCCACCGGGGTCCTGCAGGACATCACCGGCGAGGCCTCGAAGCTGCCGTACAAGGACAAGCTCAGTCCGTCCCACGCTCGCCTCTCCACGTGGGAGGACAAGACCTATGCCCTGCCCTTCACGGCCGAAGCATCCGTGCTGTTCTACAATAAGGACCTCTTCCAGAAGGCCGGCCTTGATCCTGCCAAGCCGCCCGCAAACTACGAGGAGATCCTCACCGCAGCCAAGAAGATCCGCGCCCTGGGCCCGGACACCTACGGCTTCACCATGGCCGGACAGTGCGGCGGCTGCAATATCTTCGAATTCACCCCCAGCGTCTGGGCCAGCGGCGGCGACGTGCTCTCCGATGACGGAAAGACCGCGAAACTGGACTCTCCTGAGGTAACCAAGGCGTTGACGTTCTACAAGCAGATGCACGACGCCGGCGTGATGCCTGAGGCGGCGAAGACCGACTCCGGCACGGCCCAGCCAGCCCTATTCCAGGGCGGAAAAGCGGGCATGGTAGTGCTCGGCGCCTTCTTCACCCAGACGCTGAACACGGACAAGAAGGTCGACTACGGCATTGCCCCCATCCCCGGCGAGAACGGCGGGTCGGCCTCCTTCGCAGGCGGTGACAACATCGCAGTCACCACCGGATCGAAGAACAAGCCTGCTGCCTGGGACTTCGTGAAGTGGGCCACCGGCGACGAGGCCCAGACCTTGCTGGCGAAGAACTCCATCGTCCCAGTCAGGACTGACCTCGTGAAGAGCGTCTATGCCTCGGCGGACCCGCGCAACGAGATCTTCAGCAAGGCGCTGGAAACCGGCAAGACACCATACAGCGTCGTGGAAAACAAACTGTTCAATGACAACAACGGGCCCTGGGCCACCATGATCAACGAGGCCGTCTTCGGCGGCGACATCCAGGCAGCGCAGCAGAAGGCGCAGCAGGCCGCCCAGCAGATCATCCAGACCGGACCCTGA